CTTTTCCGCGCCAACATCAGCCAGGGCACCGAGCTCGGCAAGCAGGCCAAGGCCTTCATGGACGCCGGAAACCTGGTCCCGGACGAGGTCACCATCGGGATGGCCAAGGACCGCATGGAGCAGCCCGACGCCGAGAACGGCTTTCTGCTCGACGGCTTTCCGCGCAACGTCTCGCAGGCCGAGGCGCTGGACGAGACGCTGAAGACCGAGAGCATGAAGCTGGACGCGGTGCTCGACCTCGAGGTCCCCGAGGACGAGGTCGTCAAGCGCATCGCGGGACGCCGTATCTGCCGCAATGATTCCGCGCACGTCTTCCACGTCACGTACAGCGCGCCCAAGCAGGAAGGTGTCTGTGACACCTGCGGCGGCGAGCTCTACCAGCGTGACGACGACAGCGAGGACACCGTGCGCAAGCGGCTGGAGGTCTACCACACGCAGACCGAGCCGATCATCGACTACTACCGCGCGCAGGGCCTGGTCGTGACGATCTCCGCGCTCGGCAAGGTCGAAGAGGTCACCGAGCGCGCGATGGCCGCGCTCAAGCCCGGCGAGTGACGAGACGCACACAGCACGGAGAACGAGGGCGAAGGCCGCGAACCCGGTGAC
This is a stretch of genomic DNA from Streptomyces sp. NA04227. It encodes these proteins:
- a CDS encoding adenylate kinase, with product MRIVLVGPPGAGKGTQAAFLAKNLSIPHISTGDLFRANISQGTELGKQAKAFMDAGNLVPDEVTIGMAKDRMEQPDAENGFLLDGFPRNVSQAEALDETLKTESMKLDAVLDLEVPEDEVVKRIAGRRICRNDSAHVFHVTYSAPKQEGVCDTCGGELYQRDDDSEDTVRKRLEVYHTQTEPIIDYYRAQGLVVTISALGKVEEVTERAMAALKPGE